TTCCTTAACTCAGCTCCAAAAAGTGGAAAACTATCTTTTTGAACCTCGAAAATCCCAGACATCATCCACCCCAAAAAGTCAAAAATCGCCCTTTTTAAACCTCGAAAATCCCAAACATCATCTACTCCAAAAAGTCAAAAATCGCATTTTCAAACCTCGAAGATCCCAAATATCATCTACCCCAAAAGTCAAAAATCACCCTTTTGAACCTCGAAAATCCAGAATATCATCTATGCTCAAAAGTCAAAAATCACCCTTTTCAACCTCAGAACCCCCAAAGATCATCCCCTGAAATTGACAAAAGGATCAGAGAAAATCAAGTTTTTGCTTGGTTTCACATTTGATCGGGAAGGGTAAAAAGATCCCTTTTTTCCCCACTTTACAGTTTCCGGCTGCCTTAATTGTGACCTCTTTATTGGTCAATGCCCCCAGGACATTTTGAAAAACATGTCCCATATCCACCTCCAGTTTTACCGGAAAATAGAAAGTATCCCGGGCCGGAATATCAATAAGGGTATCCTGAAGGGAGTGACCCACTTTCCGGTCATCGAGGAAAACATCGAACTCGGCATCTTTCAGACGAAGGGAAAAATTATTGGGATTGTAATAGGCCAATTCCATCCTGACCGTGCTTTTTGAAAAGCTCAGATTATCAAAATTGAAGCTGGCTATCCGGAGAAATTCCAGGTCTTTCATCTTCCCGCAGGAACTGATCGTTCCCCAAACTAAGAGCACCAGGATGCCAAATTGAAACCTTTTCATGAATGATGGATTAGCATAAAATTCCCCAAACGTACAAAACTCCCCCTTAATAAGAAGTTAAGATTTGATCCAACAGGATGGGAGTGACCCCCGCACTTCAAATTTCACTTTAAGTAAAAAGTGGTCAAAATCAATCATTTTTAGAACTAATAACTTTAGTAAATTTGTTGACTTTTAAAGTTCTGCTTAAAGTAAAATTTTACTAAAGTTAATAGCATATTTAATATGGTTCTATGAACTGTTATTCAATAAATTATGCTGTTACAACTGTAACTTAACATTTAATTACAGGCAGCACAAAATGATCAATTTTACACTTCAAAACTTTTAATTGTGACTATATGACAGAACAGTCTGAAAACAGAACTTTAATTATTGAATCTCAATACTTTCCACCAATTTGTTTTTATAAGACTTTAATTGAAGCAGATATATTAAAGATAGAGAGATATGAACACTACCAAAAGGTCAGTTTTCGCAATCGTTGTTACATTGCCGGACCCAATGGAAAGATCCTCCTGAGCGTTCCCCTATCGAAAGGAAAAAATCAGCGGACAATTATGAAGGACGTCCGGATCAGCAATGTTGAAAATTGGCAGGGCTTACATTGGAAGACTTTAACTTCTGCTTACCGCCGGTCCCCCTGGTTTGAATATTTTGAAAATGACCTCGAGGGGTTATATGAGAAAAAATTCGATTTCCTCCTGGATTGGAACATGGCCTGCCTCGAATGGGCCAACAAGGTCCTGGGCATTTCAAAGGAGGTCCAATTGACGGATGAGTTTGAAAAGTCGTACGACCCCGCCACAGGCATCATCGATAAAAGGGATCAATTTATACCCGGTCAGGATCAGGAAGGGCTTCCAACTTACGCCCAGGTTTTTGGAGAACGGACCGGCTTCTTCCCGAACCTTAGCATCCTCGATCTGTTATTCTGTGAAGGAAAACGGGGATTGGAACTATTGAAGTGATTATGAATGGGTTGTACTTTTCCGGGATAGGGAGGGTAAGGCTGCATTTATTTAATATTTATATTCAATATAGATCACATTAAATAGCTATTATCCAATTAATTAAGCTATTTAAAAGCCTTTCATAAAAAAGATGAATTTTTTTTGGAAATGCATTGGAACAAAATTGTAGATTTGCATCCAATTTTGCTGGTCAAACGACTTACGTAGGTGTATAAACCAGAAGTTTCCCAGCTCATTTAAATTGTGCTTTAAGTTTTACTACTAATCCTTAAAATTCATTCACAGCGTTAAATGAACAACACCTACACGGACCTCGTTCACCAAACCTTTGAATTCCCGCAAGAGGGTTTCGAAGTGAAGGATAACAATCTGCTATTTAATGGATTGGATATCCGGGCCTTGATTGATAAGTACGGAACACCGTTCAAGTTGACCTACCTTCCCAAAATCGGAATGCAGATCAACAGGGCAAAAAAGATGTTTCAGGACGCAATTAAGAAGAATAAGTACGATGGCAATTATTATTACTGCTATTGTACTAAAAGCTCCCACTTCTCCTTTATAATGGAGGAGACCCTGAAGCATCAGGTTCATATTGAAACCTCCTTTGCTTACGACCTGGACATTGTGACCAAGTTGTACGAAAGGAAAAAGATCAATAAAGACGTGTTTGTGATCTGCAACGGTTATAAAACAAAAACTTATACCCGGAGCATCGCCAAACTGATCAATAGCGGTTTTAAGAATGTACTGCCGATATTAGATAACAAGGAGGAGCTGGATGACTACTCCAAATTCATAAGGTCTAAAGACCCGGTTCGACTCGGGATCCGGATAGCCGCAGAAGAGGAGCCGACATTTGACTTTTATACCTCCCGTTTGGGAATTGCCCCCAGGGACATCCTCGAGTTTTACGTGGATAAGCTGAAGGGTAATCCGAAGTTCGAGCTGAAAATGCTCCACTTCTTTATGAACAAGGGGATTAAAGACGATATCTTTTACTGGAGCCAGTTCAATAAAGTATTAAACCTTTATTGTCAGCTGAAGAAGATCTGTCCGGAACTGGAGAGCATCAACCTCGGCGGTGGCTTCCCGATCAAACATTCCCTGGGTTTTGATTACGATTACGCTTACATCGTGAACGAGATCGTTGCCAACATCAAGAGTGTTTGTAAAAAGAACAAAGTAGAAGTTCCGGATATTTACACCGAGTTCGGATCTTTCACAGTAGGAGAGAGCGGTGCCGTGATCTATAGCGTTCTGGGCGAAAAGCAACAGAACGACAGGGAGAGCTGGTACATGATCGATAGTTCTTTTATTACCACTTTGCCAGACACCTGGGGTATCGGGGAGAAGTTCCTGATGCTGCCCATCAATAAATGGGACCAGGAATACCAGGAGGTGCACCTGGGGGGATTAACCTGTGACGGTTATGACTTCTACACCTCGGAAGAACACATCAACGCTGTGTTCCTTCCCAAGCTGACGAATGGAAAGGAACCTTTATATATCGGTTTCTTCCACACCGGCGCCTACCAGGATCAACTGAGCGGTTACGGAGGTATCAAGCACTGCCTGATCCCTTCCCCGAAACATGTGATCGTAGGGCAGGATAAAAACGGACAATTAAAAGATTGGTTATATGCCAAGGAGCAAACCTCCCAAAGCATGTTAAAGATTTTGGGTTATTAAAAAAATGGGTTAGTAATCCACTTAAAAACCCCTCGGTTCTCCGAGGGGTTTCTTTTTGCCCATATATGAGAAATAACCGCTTATAAAATTGAAATGCTCTCCTTGCGGGAGAGCATTTAATTTCATAGGATAGATCGATCCAACATTCATAGCAAGGGACAAATGAAACTTCAAGGCATAGAGAAATAAGAAAACTTCACGGTACAGAGTAAAAAGGAAAACTTTAAAACATAGTGTAATAGGGAAAATGATCGAGGTACAGAGAAATAGGAATCAATAGGCATATGGTCAATAGGTTATGATAGAACAAAAGTAGTTGTAGAAGCATCGATTGCAAATACCATTTAGTTGTATCTTTTTGCAACTTATTAACGAAAAAAACGTTGCTAACAATTTTCAAACATAATAATCGATTTTAAATTATATAATATCAATATTTATGAAACGTTATTATGCGATCCCCTTCATTTTATTACTTATATGTTCTTATCCAGCACGGGCACAGTCTTCCGAGGAGGAGGCAGTAAAAAGTGCCATTCAGCAACTCTTTGACGGCATGAGGAAGGGCGATAGCGCAATGGTAAAGGCTGCGTTTGCAGATAAGGCTATTTTACAAACAGTTCAGAATAAAAAAGACAGCACAACAGCAATAGTTTCACTAACATTAGCACAATTTTTGACGGCGGTGGGTACTCCTCACACGGACGTGTGGGATGAGCGGATCACGTTTGATAAGATATTGATCGATGGATCGTTAGCAAGTGTATGGACTCCCTATCGTTTTTTCCTCAACGACAAGTTTTCCCATTGCGGGGTGAATTCTTTTCAGTTATACAGATCGGGAACGGGTTGGAAGATCATCTACCTGGTAGATACCCGCAGAAAGGACAAGTGCCTGTAAGTAAGATCTATTTTTCTGTTTTAGGGCCGTCCAGGTAATGAATGGCGGTATCACATTGTTTTTCAATCTCGGTAAAGCAGGCGTCCAGTAATTCTATATTTCCTTCCATATATTCACTCTTCCCGGAACGGGAGAGGCCTTTTACCAGCAGGAACTGTTTGGTAAGGTTTTGATTGATCAGTGCAGAGAACTGTTGCTGCTCTTCCATGGCCCGTTGGTGCTCCAGCCGGGTGATGTTTCTGTAATAAACACCCCATACCCTCAGGCATAATACCAGGTATACCATCATAAAGAAAGGTGTGACCAGGTATTTATCCATCATGGAATAGGTGGGGGGGAGTAGTACCGGTATGTTCTGTATTTTCATAAATGCCACCAGCACAAGGTATAAGAACAGAACAATACCCAATGCCAGCGCCGTACGAAGGTTTACTGCAAAGTAACCCAGCAGGCAGGACATCAGCCAGGGTATAGCATATAAGGGGGATACATCCAGATCGTTGGCAAAGGAGGATAACATGGGGATGATCATGGTGTTCAGTGCGGCAATGGTCCCTACCACCTGGATAGAAACACCTTTCTGCATGAGAAAGAGGCAAAGCGCAAAGATGGCGTAGAAAGATCCATTCACTATCAGGTTAGTATAATCCTGCACATATATTACGGTGAAGAATATCGGACTTATCAGAAGGCAATAGAAAAAGATAAAGTCGAACAGCATTTTGATGCGGGCCTGTTCAAGGGCACTGCTGGTATGCTGAATAAGGTTAGCTGTTACCGTTCTTTCGGTACTTCCATATAATTTATTGGCTAAAACACGCAGACTCCTGATGGTTGTTAACATGGAAAGAGGCGTAAACAGTTTAAGTGAACTATCAGCAAGGTACTCTGATCCCGTATCCTGCGCATTCAACGTTTGTGGTAAATTTACCGGCACAAAAAAAAAGAGCCGCTCCGGAGGAGCAGCTCTTTATAAGTCGAATTTGAGATCAAATCACAACTATTCCTAACCCTATGCAACTATAATTTCTTTTGCGGCTTCCTGTTTTGCCTCTTTTTTAGGCAGGGTCAGTTTCAGAACGCCGTTGTCGTATTTAGCATTGATCTTGTCTGCATCCACATTTTCATCCAGGGTAAATGACCGGGAGAAGGAGCGGAAGCTGAATTCCCTGCGGATCTGTTTTTCATTCTCCACTTTCTGTTCTGTCTTCTTTTCAGAACTGATCGTCAGGGTCTGGCCATCCAGGTTGATCTTAAAATCACCTTTCTCAAAACCAGGGGCTACAACATCCAATACATAAGCATCTTTTGTTTCACGGATATTCACGGGTGCATGAGCGCCAAAGAAATCCGAAGTAGCGAAGTCCTTATTAATGAACTTGCCATTGAAAATATCGTCCATGATGCCGCTAAGGGTCTTAACCGGTTGTTGATTGAATTTTACGAGTGTCATAGTCTTTATAATTTTTTAAGTGAAACCATTTTAAGTTTTTCGGTCACGCAGGGAGTAGATCAAACGGAATACCAATGCCAAAAAGCTGCTATTTTGTTAGGAAACCATTGTTTGAATAAGACATAATGTCGTTTTTGGTTGTGTGAGCAAGACATAATGTCGTTTTCTTATTATTTATTTATGTTTGTCGATATATTATTAACTTTGCAAAAAAGGAATATTATGTACCCTGCGGAACTCGTGATGCCTATGAAGGCAGAATTAACAGATAATGGTTTTGAAGAATTGCTGACACCTGCAAAGGTGGATGAAACCTTATCTAAAGCAGGCACAACCCTGGTAATGATCAACTCCGTATGTGGTTGTTCAGCAGGTACTGCCCGCCCTGGTGTTTTGATGGCTGTGGCTACCAGTGAAAAGAAACCAGACAGGCTGACAACCAGCTTTGCCGGTTTTGATGGAGATGCTGTTAAGCAGATCCGTACACACCTGTTGCCTTATCCTCCATCTTCACCTGCTATTGCATTGTTTAAAGACGGACAACTGGTGCATTTCATAGAACGTCACATGATTGAAGGACGTTCAGCGCAATTGATCGCAACCAATTTGCTGGCTGCGTTTGATGAATATTGTTAATTCAATTGTGCTTTCACGAGTATTAATCTTATATAAAGGATGTACATCTTTTATAAATGGAATTGATAATTCGTAATTGAAAAGCTAACTTGGTGGTTTGATTTTCCTCTTGATATAATTCGGCTTTGTTCATAGGAAAATTCAGATCACCATTTTTTATACGCCTATGTATCCTAATTTATATTACGCGTTTAAGGATCTCTTTGGGATCGAAATACCAGTATTAAAGGTTTTGCAGACGTTCGGCTTCTTTGTAGCCATAGCATTTTTGGCTGCTGCATATGTATTGACTGCTGAACTGCGCCGCAGGGAAAAGCTGGGGTTATTAGCCCCGGTACAGGAAACCATAACCATTGGTAAACCTGCTTCGATCACAGATCTGTTGATCAGTGCCGCTATCGGTTTTATACTTGGCTTTAAATTATTTGGTCTTTTTGGTAACACCAGCGATTTCAGGGATTACCTGTTATCAGGGCAGGGGAGTATTATAGGCGGGGTGCTTGGTGCAGCGGCACTGGCTTATTGGAAATATTATTCCAAAAAGAAAACGGCGCTGGATAAACCTAAAGAAGAAAAAGTGAACGTATGGCCTCATCAGCGGGTACCTGATTTTACAATCCAGGCTGCCGTAGCAGGACTCATAGGCGCCAAAGTATTTCATAACCTGGAGAACTGGGGTGAATTCGTCAGGGATCCATGGGGTTCTATATTTTCTGCCAGTGGGCTTACCTTTTATGGTGGCCTGATTGTGGCGGCATATGTGATCATCCGTTATGCCACTAAAAAGAAGATCAACTGGAAACACCTGGTAGATAGTGCCGCTCCGGCATTAATGCTTGCATATGCAGTGGGCCGGATGGGGTGCCAGTTTTCAGGAGACGGTGACTGGGGTATTAATAATAGTGCCTACGGTACTAACCCAACCGGTAAAGTGGAAAAGATCACGGAAGCGCAATACCAGGAAATACTGCACAGGGACTCTGCTTACTTCGTCCGCCAGTTTGGTAGCCTTGAAAACGTTCCACACCGGAACTTTGAAAAGCCGGCCTCGCTCAGTTTCTTACCTGATTTCTTTTTCGCCTATAGTTATCCGCATAATGTGGTGAACGATGGTATTCAACTCCAGGGCTGTAATGGCGAATACTGCAGCGCATTGCCTGTTGGCGTATATCCAACCCCGTTATATGAGATCCTGGTTTGCGGATTGTTCTTCATTGTATTGATGGCCATCCGCAAAAAAGTGACCACACCCGGAGTGATCTTTGGTATTTACCTGATCTTAAATGGGGTAGAGCGGTTCTTTGTTGAAAAAATAAGAGTGAATACGAAGTACGATATATTTGGATTCCATCCCACACAGGCGGAGATCATCGCCAGCCTGTTAGTGATCGGCGGCGCCATTCTTATATGGTATGCCCGCAAAACGAATCCGGTAAAAACAGCATAGTAATAAGATATGCAGCGTCACCCGAATCTGGTTCCACTATCACA
This DNA window, taken from Chitinophaga niabensis, encodes the following:
- a CDS encoding LEA type 2 family protein — protein: MKRFQFGILVLLVWGTISSCGKMKDLEFLRIASFNFDNLSFSKSTVRMELAYYNPNNFSLRLKDAEFDVFLDDRKVGHSLQDTLIDIPARDTFYFPVKLEVDMGHVFQNVLGALTNKEVTIKAAGNCKVGKKGIFLPFPIKCETKQKLDFL
- a CDS encoding WbqC family protein, whose translation is MTEQSENRTLIIESQYFPPICFYKTLIEADILKIERYEHYQKVSFRNRCYIAGPNGKILLSVPLSKGKNQRTIMKDVRISNVENWQGLHWKTLTSAYRRSPWFEYFENDLEGLYEKKFDFLLDWNMACLEWANKVLGISKEVQLTDEFEKSYDPATGIIDKRDQFIPGQDQEGLPTYAQVFGERTGFFPNLSILDLLFCEGKRGLELLK
- a CDS encoding arginine decarboxylase, which produces MNNTYTDLVHQTFEFPQEGFEVKDNNLLFNGLDIRALIDKYGTPFKLTYLPKIGMQINRAKKMFQDAIKKNKYDGNYYYCYCTKSSHFSFIMEETLKHQVHIETSFAYDLDIVTKLYERKKINKDVFVICNGYKTKTYTRSIAKLINSGFKNVLPILDNKEELDDYSKFIRSKDPVRLGIRIAAEEEPTFDFYTSRLGIAPRDILEFYVDKLKGNPKFELKMLHFFMNKGIKDDIFYWSQFNKVLNLYCQLKKICPELESINLGGGFPIKHSLGFDYDYAYIVNEIVANIKSVCKKNKVEVPDIYTEFGSFTVGESGAVIYSVLGEKQQNDRESWYMIDSSFITTLPDTWGIGEKFLMLPINKWDQEYQEVHLGGLTCDGYDFYTSEEHINAVFLPKLTNGKEPLYIGFFHTGAYQDQLSGYGGIKHCLIPSPKHVIVGQDKNGQLKDWLYAKEQTSQSMLKILGY
- a CDS encoding nuclear transport factor 2 family protein, with the translated sequence MKRYYAIPFILLLICSYPARAQSSEEEAVKSAIQQLFDGMRKGDSAMVKAAFADKAILQTVQNKKDSTTAIVSLTLAQFLTAVGTPHTDVWDERITFDKILIDGSLASVWTPYRFFLNDKFSHCGVNSFQLYRSGTGWKIIYLVDTRRKDKCL
- a CDS encoding Hsp20/alpha crystallin family protein; translated protein: MTLVKFNQQPVKTLSGIMDDIFNGKFINKDFATSDFFGAHAPVNIRETKDAYVLDVVAPGFEKGDFKINLDGQTLTISSEKKTEQKVENEKQIRREFSFRSFSRSFTLDENVDADKINAKYDNGVLKLTLPKKEAKQEAAKEIIVA
- a CDS encoding BrxA/BrxB family bacilliredoxin; its protein translation is MYPAELVMPMKAELTDNGFEELLTPAKVDETLSKAGTTLVMINSVCGCSAGTARPGVLMAVATSEKKPDRLTTSFAGFDGDAVKQIRTHLLPYPPSSPAIALFKDGQLVHFIERHMIEGRSAQLIATNLLAAFDEYC
- a CDS encoding prolipoprotein diacylglyceryl transferase, yielding MYPNLYYAFKDLFGIEIPVLKVLQTFGFFVAIAFLAAAYVLTAELRRREKLGLLAPVQETITIGKPASITDLLISAAIGFILGFKLFGLFGNTSDFRDYLLSGQGSIIGGVLGAAALAYWKYYSKKKTALDKPKEEKVNVWPHQRVPDFTIQAAVAGLIGAKVFHNLENWGEFVRDPWGSIFSASGLTFYGGLIVAAYVIIRYATKKKINWKHLVDSAAPALMLAYAVGRMGCQFSGDGDWGINNSAYGTNPTGKVEKITEAQYQEILHRDSAYFVRQFGSLENVPHRNFEKPASLSFLPDFFFAYSYPHNVVNDGIQLQGCNGEYCSALPVGVYPTPLYEILVCGLFFIVLMAIRKKVTTPGVIFGIYLILNGVERFFVEKIRVNTKYDIFGFHPTQAEIIASLLVIGGAILIWYARKTNPVKTA